The genomic interval CTGGGAGCGATCCCGGGGCGCTCACAGAAGCCAGTGCGTGAACTTTCGGTTGTTTTCTGTATGCCGAGTCTCTGTTTTACATTTCAGCCTCGCAAGATTGAGGAGATTAAAGATTTTCTGCTGACAGCCAGGAGGAAGGACGCAAAGTGTGAGTGCCGAGGCTGCTGTTTGTGccccaggggaggaggaaggaggagctCTTCTtccatgcaggagcagggctcTGGGGCCACGTGTGCCCACGGAGATTGAGGAGCTCCTTGGCGTGGAAGTACTGAGGCACGCACGGTGCCGAGGCTTTGGTCGGGCACAGCGTCGGTGACatttaaagcagcttttgctgGGTGTTGACTGAGGTCGCTGCCCATGAGCAAAGCCACGCTGGGCAGAGGGATGCTGAGACTGACCCTGCAGGTGGGGTCTGCTGTCGGGGCCTCAGGGCCAGGACTGGGGTTCGCCCGGGGCTGGTGCTCTTACACCCACTCAGCtacatttctttcactgctgctcACCCTGGAGTGTTTtggcccagccccagctgcagcgTGCTGGAAacaatttgcaaatatttccttGTCTCTGACTTGCTGCAGTCTTGGAAAAGCTGCAAGATGTCAGACACTGGGGAGTTCGATCAGAGTGACAAGTGAATCATACTCAAACTCGAGTTTTCCTTTGTTGCAAATACAAAGAGGGTTATAATTGAAACACTAGAAATGCTTTGTCTCAGTATTTAACAACGCATGAAGagttttccctcttctcttgcTTATTTGGATCCGGCTGTCAGGGGGAAGAGGCACTTTCattctggaaatgttttgttaacTTACTGGTGTGGGCGAGAAGGGATAGTTCAACACTGAAATGCTGTTGTAGCTGATGACAGCCCCTTACAAAGCATTCCCATGCCTTTCAACTTGCTCCagattttgcagcagcagagctgcaaggGCTCTgcggcagggaaggagaggaactGACCCACAGCTCTGAGCGAGCTGCGTAGATAAAATGACCTTAGGGGGGATATAAAGGAGATTGGAAGCACTGGCTGTGGAGTTCAGAAGCCGTGTGACGAGCTCCAGTGCAGCTATTTGGTTGCACAAGATGACACGGGTGAATAACAAGCCCGGCATGAACTGTCATGCTCCATTGAAAATTTGCGACGTGATAAAAGTTTTCATGTTGCTCGTCGTAAACTGCTGCTGCGGAGCAGAATGGCCTCAAAATAAACCCGTTGGCTTCGAGAAATCTGGGCGGCGTCTCTGCGAGACAGTGGGCTGAACCCTCTGGCTGGGGTGGTAGCTGTTTGTGACAACTATGTAggtaaaaataatacttaatttggattttctttAGTGCCGGTGGGCCAGGGAGGGCTGTAATCATCCTCCCGGCTGGGGTGAGAAGGGAGGAGTTGGGGTGGGCTCGCTGCTGTTCTCCTGACCTCTTCCTTCATCCTGCAGCGGTCAAAATCAAGAAGAACAAGGACAATGTGAAATTTAAGGTGCGCTGCAGCCGGTACCTGTACACCCTGGTCATCACGGAcaaggaaaaggctgagaagCTGAAGCAGTCCTTGCCCCCAGGTATCGCTTTGGCCTCTGAAGGGAAATGTCTcgtgctggggcagagctgggccagGGGTGGCAGGCAGTCGGGATTGGGGTGGGCAgcgagaccccccccccattcctGTGGAGGGGCCCCTGTGGAGCTCCCACTGTTCAGCAGCCTTGTCCCAGCACGTGTCGTGTTTCCCTCTCCGTTCCGGGTCACTCTGTTTTGCTGTCCCTGCAACTGGTGCCATGGGGAACCAGAGGGCTCCAGCCACCCTTTCTGTGgctgtgccccccaccccaggcagaGGCGGGGGgagagctgccccagccccctgcAGACCCGGCATCATGGCGACAATCCGAGCCTTTCCAACCATGAAgtcatctctttttcctccccaggtCTGGCCGTGAAGGAGCTGAAATGAGCCATTCCCCTCTAGGTTTCTTTCTCCACCTTTGttacaacaaataaaaacctgaaCTGTTCTCCCCGTGTCTGGTTCATCctttcccagcagcactggggtgAAACCATTCGTGTTCCTAAAAACATTCCTGGGACGGTGGCTGCTGCCGGGTTCGGCCGGGACCAGCCCTGGATGAGCGGCTCCCCCAGGGACCCAGCTCGCCGTTCTGGGGGTTTGGGAGCTAGTGGCTTCACTCTGCGCCCCAGCGAGAGCCGCTGGTGGTCCTTCTTCCTCGGGACCCAGCCCTGGGTGAAGGTCCCCAGCGGCGTTGGGGGGGGGCAAGGTCTGCTGCTGGGTGGGCAGAGCTGGAAGATCTCCAGTTGCCCAGGTGGGACTGGGGTGCACTGGGATGAAGTGGGGTGGCTCCGGTCTGCAGTGAGCAGCGCCGGAGCGGACGTGGCGGGGAGCccgtcctggtttcagctgggatggttAACCAGGACAGCGGGGTGGTGTGCCGGCAGTGCCGTCCCTGGGGCAGGCCTGGCGGGGCCGGTTTTTGGGTTGGCTCCGGTTTGCCGGGCCTGGAGCTGCCTCCTCGTCCACGGGCGGCCGTGGTGGGGCGATGGCCAGGTGCTGGGGGACCCCGGCTGTGCCATGCCTGCCGGAGCGGGGTCTGGAACAGCGGGGTCCCTTCCCTATGGCCCATGGGCCCCAGCAGGTGGTGAAGGAAGGGGTGTGGTGCCCCTATAGGAGGGTAGTGATGGGGTGTGATGCCTCTATAGTGGGGTGGTGACGGGGTGTGATGCCCTTATAACTGGGTGGTGATGAGGTGTGATTCCCCCATAGCTGGGCAGTGATGGGGTGTGATGCCCCTATACCAGGGAGCTAACGAGGTGTGATGCCCCTATAGCAGGGTGGTGATGAGGTGTGGTGCCCCTACAGCAGGGCGGTGATGGGGTGTGATTCCCCTATAACTGGGTGGCGATGGGGTGTGATTCTCCTATAGCAGGGAGTTAATGAGGTGTGGTGCCCCTGTAGCTGGGCGGTGATGGGGTGTGATTCCCCTTATAGCAGAGCAGTGATGAGGTGTGGTGCCCCTATAGCTGGGCAGTGATGTGATGTGATTGATTCCCCTATAACAGGGAGCTAATGAGGCATGGTGCCCCTATAGCCCGGCAGTGATAAGGTGTGATTCCCTTATAGCAGGGAGCTAATGGGGTGTAATGCCCCTATAGCAGGGCAGGGATGAGGTGTGGTGCCCCTATAGCTGGTCAGTGATGGGATGCGATTCCCCTATAGCAGGGTGGTGATGAGGCGTGGTGCCCCTATAGCCGGGCGGTGCCGGGGTGCGATTCCCCTACAGCAGGGATCTAATGGGGTGCGCTGTCCCTACAGCCGGGCGGTGCCGGGtgcgctgccccccccccccccccccggggtaACACCGAGCCGTGAATCGGTTGCGGGTCCCCGCTCCGGGGCGGCGGGGGTGTGGCCATGGGCGTGGCCGTGGGGGCGTGGCCGTGGGCGGGCAGAGCGGGCAGAGCGGGCAGAGCCCCGCGGCGTGGCGGCGCgaccccccccccttcctcccctcctcctcctcctcctcctcctcctcctcctcctcctcctcctcccctcggcggccccggccccggcggccccgccatgccgcccgcccgcgccgaTTACCTGGCGCCCTGGTGGGCGGCCTGGCTGCACGGGCTGCCGCACCGCGGCCTGCGCCTCCAGCCCGTGCCCGCCGCTTTCCGACCGCGGGACCCCGACTACCAGCAGGTACCCAccccgccgccttccccccatccccgcCTCCCCTCTT from Aquila chrysaetos chrysaetos chromosome 5, bAquChr1.4, whole genome shotgun sequence carries:
- the RPL38 gene encoding 60S ribosomal protein L38, with amino-acid sequence MPRKIEEIKDFLLTARRKDAKSVKIKKNKDNVKFKVRCSRYLYTLVITDKEKAEKLKQSLPPGLAVKELK